The Quercus lobata isolate SW786 unplaced genomic scaffold, ValleyOak3.0 Primary Assembly Scq3eQI_351, whole genome shotgun sequence DNA window TTTTTTTGTTAATGTTGTACTCCTacctatgattttttttggagagagaaagcTCTACCTATGAaattaatgagagagagagagagagagcaaaagaCACAAAATGccacaattaaaattatatatatatatatatttatatttatatatatatttatatatatataaaaccaaattCATGGTGTTTATaaatggccaaaatggcccaatACTATTgtttaccaaaatatatatcaatctaccactgtttcggaaatatgTAGGGATCTACCATTTTTTGGGTACTTGATTTTGCAGAACTCGAGTACTCAACAAGTGGTAGATCCCTACGTATTTTTGAAACAatgataaattaatatatatttcgATAAATAGTGCTATGGTGCCATTTTGACAGTCTAGGAATGGTGAAGAAAGCTTGATGAAGGGCATAGCTGAGCgattcaaaatttttggatACTTCGCGGGACAGAGTAGCCTTTCCGAGTGGATTGAGATTGGAGTTGGGCTGTCGGTGGATAGAGATAAGACTTTGAGGCTGATCTAATGCTGGGTCCTTTTTAGCCCTTTTTATGGGCTGTTGGACTTTGGAAAGCTCACTATCAACCatctcaattattatttttaatttgataatgcTGATTTAactgacatttttttaatatatcaatGTACATAATCCAGGGGAAAatctcaattattatttttaatttgataatgcTAATTTAActgacattttttaaatatatcaatGTACATAATCCAGTGGAAAATGAAGAATATGCTAATTTAATAAGGAACATTTTATTCAACCTCTTTGATCAAAGGTTGGACTATATAcatataaagaacaaaaattcaTATCGTTTTCCAACCCCACCGTTACTCCCAACCTTACTCACCAATCACCTCCACATTTGGTACAagacaaattatttttaagctTATAGCtgaatttttcaattgttttggcCAAATTGATTTGGTATAttgggtttttggttggagAAAGATGGTGAAAGGTTTCAAAAGTTGGGCCATGACTCAGATTATTCTCCCTAAGACTCAATGTTCTTAACTCAGATGATGAGATGGAGACAAAATTCAACTCCTAGTCTTTGTTGCAATGCTAATGGGcctttgaaaattataaaactttgcACGAATTTAATATATTCAAGTAAACATTGCAAGAATTTAATATTCTTAAGAAAATATTCTATACATTCATTTGGTTACTCAATCAATGATCTTGAATTGTTGCTCTGATCTTCAAGATAAATAAACcgaaaataaatacaattaagTCCCTGTTGCTGGAAAGAAAATTTAACAAGCTTATAAATGAATAGTGCAGAAGTTTACGAAAGAAGAAATGACTGATGCGGAAGAGTCCTactttagtgtttttttttttttttttttttgagaatctactTTAGTGTTGTTTACACTATTTGACTTACATTTCAAAGTGACAAATGTAAATAATGTTGTTAAGTTTCTAATTTGTAACTATAATATTAGCCGATGCCAATTCAATAAATCTAGTAACAATTAACAAACCTTATTTAATAttcaatttcaaaactttttgaAGTGATTCATAACTATTTTTACATGAACCCACTACTTGCAGTCGATTACTTcaacaaattgtgaaatttgataCTGTAAATAAACTTATTGATATTGATTACGTTTTCAACTCACTTTGTTGAGCTTGGACCTGCAGCTGATTAAATGGTTGGGCCAGTCTTACATCTAAACTTGGGTTCATAGGATTCAATTGGGCTCATCCTAATTTGTCTTCCTAGTCCAGCTGCGCTTCAAAAGGTTCCTATGATAATGCAAGCAGCCCATTTGCTACATTTAAATCATTTGCCTACTTTGTGGGGAGGTATAAATGATTCCACACGCAGAAGTAGAACACcgacattttctttttatttttatttttttatttttttataggatttcAACCTATGACGATTGTTTGTAATGATTGTGCTATTTATtattaaacttaatttttttagtataagcagatatttcttattcaactattagattttattaattgagttaactgaaatCCACAATATTTATGAatacaaatatgaaaaattattatttaaaattttacattacaACTTTGCCTTAATTAGTTGACTGTTAAATTTACATTACAACTATTTATACAAGATAATGCTTAAGttatattatcaaattttaatataaaaagtttGCAAGTTGACATTATAATAGATGTAATTGATGttatattgaaaataaattaaataataagttttttttaatcaaaatgtTTAGTGATATTAgaaatattagaaattttattacattagTCTtataaagtgtcaaattttaaacacaACATGccaaaagtattttaaaaattatatttattatgttgACATTAatctaatttatcaaaaatcTATAGCCGatcccaaatttttgaaaaaagactttgttgttgttgtatgcTGCACTAATTACCACATTCATTATTATGTttctaagttttattttttttatttttattttttagtaaaattgataataactataacattcttctttttaattattctttttattatacaaaGAGAAGAGTTTAAGGGAATTaaaaggtctctctctctctctctctctctctctcacagattAGTTTGTAAGCCTAACTTCTTTTTTGATAGATTGTAAGACTAActacccagcaaaaaaaaacatagtttgtaagactaaataaaatttttaagttactGGCTCGagtacaagtttttttttttttacacaatggaaagaaaaaacTCTGGCAGATATTTACACAATGCTCAAGCACAGCATGTGCAACCTTATCGGTTCAGCTGATGAGCAGACATTGCAgcattctatatatatatgccatttaactcaatttcaggcAGGGTGACTGTGACAGTAGCACCATGAAAATCTATGCGACTTAAAGGAAGCTATTATTCCACCTTTTCTCTTTTGCCCATAAAAAGGTGAAAAAGATTACCAAACCTTCTTTAAGCACAATAATATGCTCCATTTGTGTTATGCTGTGTCGTTGGTCCCAACCGCAAACAAGTGATACtaagaggctgtttggattcagcgtttttCGCTGAATCCAAGCTGcgttttctgaaatttttttttttttttttttttactttaaccGCACATTTGGACTAAATtaactgtgaacagtgcattcgtgcactgtttacggacccacaaattttactttttatcaactttttcattaaaaatggatcccacgatactattcacatatttaaaaattattttgctacagtattttcagtttcagttttcagtttcagcaaaaataagctcaatccaaactaACCCATAGAGTGTTGGacgattttcttttttttttaataaactattttgaAACACTTGAATATCTTTCATGGCTTAAGTTGACAATTTAACTAAAAGGGATACATGTACAGAAACCATTAGTTAGTTCAGCTGTCGTACAAATGTATAAAATATTCAGATAGATAGACTCAAGTGGGGATAAATTTACACGTTCACACTGGAATTaggttctctctctccatcGGTGTAAGTTGTAACCCTAATTTGTCACTAATTGGCTGGTCACTGGGTCTtttcaaaatagaaattaaCGCTGTCAACACTTTTTGAGTCCATTGTGACCCCCGGAATGTCCTAGATTGTGAAGGTTGATAAACACAAAATTAATAATCCTACACAGCTCACGAGaataatgattttatattaCATAAAAAACACGCACTTAATAAAGTCCAAACACTTCTAGCGACTTCTCTACAACGTGTTTTGAAACGCAACTAATTAAAATTTGCTTTTAATCATTTTGCTGATCGAGACCCAGCAATCCATAATCCACAACCTTCAGGAAACTGGTTATTAGAAAAGTGATTTTTGCATTATTAGAAAAGCGTAAAgtgcaaaaaaagaaagtaaaatattaCCGACAAAACCGTCAGCTGAGACAAAAATTTCCGCATGATCTGAAACGTGTCGTCCGAGCGCCTATGGTTTTAATGTACCGTTTCAACTTTCAAACCAACCCTCCTCAAGTTGACAACTCTAGCCTGCGTACTTATCTACTTTCATCCTCATAAAGATCTCGTCAAATCGATATCCTATTTGATTATTTGAAAGCTTTGTGTATTTTAATAGAAGTAGTTCATACGTAGCTTTAACCCTCTTTCAGAGAGGTTGATTTCCTGCTATTATACAAACtaattcaagaaaaagaaaaccacatAATAAATGTGATATCATTGTgagtgaatgaaaaaaaaaaaggacagagGGAGACGGCTTAcctatacaacaaaaaaattttgaccaatatatttttattattttgaattgtatgttacaagaaaactaataaaaggtatatataaaaatacattcGGTTTAGTATACTAACTTCAAAACTACACTAGATATAACTATGCTAACCCACAATATTATACAAAATCATAGTTGAATTAACCGGGAAGCACCAAGAAATGCTTGAAGAAACGATCATCGTCGAATATGAAGATGTTTGTGAAACGCATGATACATGTAAAAGACTCCGTCTTGCCAAATATGTGCAAAAACAATCTTAAAGagtgtttattttatattgCTTAGGTAAAGAAAAACATGTAGAAAACACTTGAATATAGAGACTCTACACAACGGTAGAAATTAATATGGCACGTCTCCAACACATGTAAAGTGTGGAGCAAGAATCTATGGAATTCAAATATTAAGGAAAATCAATGCATCTCTAAGATAAAACAGACATGCGAGGGCTCTATGTGCATTTGAGACACATGAGGTGTCTTCAGAGCAAGAAACGATATGTGTGTAACCACAATGAATCACATAATTGGGATTGACACAATGCTTAAAGACATACAACTCTTGAACGACAATTCTAAAAGGATGGACAAATACAAATCCGAAAAGTCTAGATTTAGATGGGATTTTCATGGACCTAGAGCTTGGGTGTGGGCTTTGATGTTGGCAgtaaaagtgacaaaaaaatgaAGGTTGATGAAGAGCAAAGATTTTGGTTTTAATATCATATTAGAATAGTAATTGTTGGATTTTGAGTAAAAGAAATACAAGATTAAGTGAAATAAGAATTAACATGGTTTGGCTTAACAACCAATGATCATAGAGAAAGATATTTTTGACGACtatatcattattattacaAATTGTACGTGTCTTATAAGTAACTCAATATATGgtatatataagaatatattaGGTTTAATATGGTAACCCTAAAACTATATTGTAATACAAATTATGATAGTCCTTTGTATTCTACAAAATCATAGTTACTTATTTATGAGAATATaccttaaataataatatcctACTATATTACAACATTATATTTATTGCATGCAAAGTTCAAATGACTACatatttaaatattcatttctATAAGTTTACGTTATGCTCATTGAaaagtttataataataaataaatcaataaataataaataataaataaataaagagataatgttagaataattattaaattaaaatttctaatagTATAAACTTTTTGGAgtagtaattattaattaatagtagtTTTTCATGATATCAAATCATAGGATTGCTCCATAACAAAGTTACAAGAACTaatatagacaaaaaaaaagaaaaaaaaaagggaaggagTGAAAAGGAAACAcattaaagaataaagattaATATGGTTTGATTATGGTGGCTTATATCCATGTGATGTATAAAGCATAAATGACTACGTCTTTAACATTTACTTATATTTTTGcaacatatatacatactaaAGGCTTATATATAGGAAATAAGACGAAGCATACATAGTGAAGCTTTAGAAAATTACTGgtgtaatattaatataaatggAAATCTTTTGTCCCAtttatatagataatataaatAGAAAGCACGAATAACACCTGTAATGGTAATAAGTACTGTACACGTGTAATACAGGTAATACCAATACAATTTAGTACGGGTAATACTCTTAACAAATCGCTTGCATAGAAGTAATTATAATCTGTTATTTGAGTGTCATATCATATGTAATCAAGTAATTAATCTATATTcaccctccaaaaaaaaaaaaaaagtaattaatctATATTGAGAACAAGAATGACAAATCAAGATAGCAAGCAATTCGAACATACTAATCACCaccagcaaaaaaataattattattttaggaaaaaagagagaaaggagacAAATAGACATGATGGTCAAAGGAACCTAAATGATATTAAATTGTGGATAATTCCATAAAACAAGCAATGGTTGAATGGCATTGTTTCTGCTTACTCCATTGGAGAACATTCTACAAACTGTAAATGAATTGGCGTTCCATATCGAATTTATCATGGATTTTGCAATCAATACCTAAATaaacaacaaagaagaaaatggaTAGTGAGATTAGATAGCTAGGGAGGACTTCTACGACACCTAGCTCATTGGAGCAACAAATAAAAACAGCACAAATATTGATTCTCTGGGTAGGCAATATTTATCTCATACATAAGATATATACGCTTTCCTTTTTCAAACATGTGACTTTATAATTATATGAAACCCATACATTGTAAGagaaaaaatgcatatatttaatatacgAGATACCCTCTCCTATTTagtaattaagaaataattatctCTTGCATAAGATATATGCATTCCTTATCTCAATGTGTGTGACTCTACAAATGTATGAGACACATCATAAAAGGAAGAATACAAATATCTGAAGCATGAGGTACATTCTCCTATTTAGTAATTAGGCAATAGTTatctcatatataatatatatatatatattttttcttttcaaaatatgtaattagGCAATAGTTatctcatatataatatatctcatatataatatatatatattttttcctttcaaaatatGTGACTCTACAAATATATGAGACTCAAATATTGTAAAAGGAAGAAGGTAAATATCTTACATATGAGATATCTTCTATTATTTAGGACTAGACGCCAAGTAGCCCATATGCTCAGCCAACACACCTGtatcttcatcatcttcttgaTCAACACCCATTATAccaatttcttcttcaataCTCTCGTTGAACAAATTTTCCCAAAACCCCTCATCAAGGTCCTTAAACATATCTCTACTTTCATGTTCCACTCCTTTCTCTATATGTTCTTCCTCTGGGTTTTTTTGGCTTCCACTTAGTCCATGCATGTCCATAGGAAGTCTGTCCAGCTCTGAAACTTCAAATTCAGaaatatcatcaaaatcatGAGGCTCAACTTTAACAAAGTTTCCTTCTCCACCTTGGCCTAAAACGCCAATTTCAAGGTCACTAGGCCCTTGATCAATAGGTCGCCTTCTCTTCTTCGTTATTGCATCTTGGAGttcctttcttctttccttctgCTGAACTAATTGTTGTAAAAAGTTGGGAGTCTGAATTGCTCTTGCCAAGAAATTCATTATCTGTTGCTGTTTCCCTTCTGTCTTTCTCAGTCTATCCTCCATTGATTGGATGTAAGTTCTAGTATTTTGTTGTTGCTGTCTAAGCTTCACCAGTTCCACCATTAGAACCTGCCTGTCACGCTTCAACCGATCAACTTCTCCATCTAATCCAAACCTTCCAACTTCAACACAAGAGTCCAGAGCCTGCTGCGAAGCCTGAAGTTGAAACGTCTTCCTTCTCCTAATATTCTTTAAAAGATGCTTTTGTCCTCTAAGAAACCCTTCATTAGCAAACTCCCATCTATCTGGATCAACCTTCCTAAAGCCCTACATAAATCAAAGTCCTTCATGGTCACATTCATCGAGAAGCTCATTGTAACATTCAATGGCGAGTTGTACTAAATCTAAGAGCCTTCAAGAGTTAGACATAATAAGACTGAAACATCTAAGTTTTTAACAACTTCTTTGAGGCAGCAATGACCATATGCTAAATCAGCTTGATAATACTTTGCTTTTAAAGTCATTAAACAACCAAAATATCCAAAATAAGTAACCCattaaacaaagagaaaaagagagaccaatcaaatgattcaaatctatcacaatatcacccaaaaaaaaaaagttaacaaaaatagcAGATTCATTCTAGTTTTTTGTGaagataaatgaaaaagtaaaattattgtAACACTTCTCAAAAAAGATAACTTTATCATTCATtcttggtaaaaaaaaaaaaaaactcttacaTAAGTGTTGAGCTGCCTGACAAAGCTAGAGAAATTGTTGTGCTTGAAGTATCTGGGAAGAAGAATCATGGCAAATGCCTGAGGATCCCACACAACAAAGCTGTTGTTCCCTCTACTCCATGAAACAACATGATTTGTGGTCGAGTCCTCAACGATATCATAGGTTTTGGTAAGAAAAGGAGGAGGGCCCGTTTCATGAATTCCCTCCAGCGGTTGAGGAGGCTGAACCATGGATGAGGACGGCGTGCCCGAAAAAGATGAGCTTGCTCCTCTAAACGCTACCTTCACTCGGCCCTGAGGATTCATGATTTACCCACAAAGAGGATAAACTGTGATCTGGGTTTGATATGATTTTTGGTGCCTAATCACTATATATGCAGGTGGAACAAGAACAATGCAGTTGAACCTCTACTTCTCAATGTTAGCTATTTATAGATCACAAAATTGTGTTTCTACCAAATGGGGTTCTTGGAATGAAGGTTGAGAATGATAGTAACAgctagaaaaaagaaagatttgatttatatatacGGAGGCATCAGAATATATAGCACTATATCAAACGACATATGAAGGAGAAGCAATAAATATGAACTGACCTTGTAGAACAAAGCCTGGAAAGAAGAAGGGTAAGGAATAGCTTATGGAGGCTAAGATTAGATGAGAAGGTGTTGCTTTCTTTCCCCTTTGGGAAAGCCATTTGGGCAGTGACACTATCACATTTATTTAGTCCAAGTGTCCAACCTCAAGGACAAAAAGGTTGTAGAGTGTCCTTGCACGTAATAACTGTGTATTTGGAAGAAAGTTTATTTTCATCCatttattttgctttaaaaatatattacaaatttttttaacaaaataattagatcggataataaatataattggtGTTAATTCAATAACTTGATATATGAATATTTGAgggctttttttaaaaatgatttgtgATACATTAGCCTCTAAGACTACCTTATGTAATAAAAGTTATAGTACCCCTAACatcacatatttgtttattgAATGAGAGCATTTTGAAAGATGATATTTTACAAGATTGTACCTTCTATTTTGAGACGAACACAAGTTCATCCAAACCAATATTAAGAATCTAAACAAATAGGTCAATTATCATATTTTAAGGCAATTTCCCAACAAATAAATCACATCATATATGCTCAAAATTACTCCTCCGTTATGTTGAATAAGGTATGCAACCTCACATTTTAAGACTCATAccattttcatttcttcttctcCTACCATAGTTTACTTACTTAACCATCAGAGTTTCCTTGGCTAACCCAGTTTGCTCAAGTCCGaattgagatttctttttttgagcaAAGTGTTTGTTGGGTTGTCCGAGTATTAGAAACattaagtaatatatataaaactatcaCACTTAGTTTTTACTTcaatgaatttattattttttctcaaataaattattaagaTGACTTATTATGGCAATATGTTAAAAAGGAATAGCTAATTTTTTAGAACAAGCTAAAAttaagtataaatttttttgattaagtTTATACTTGATGAATTGATAATAAGTTTTGATAAGAACATCGTGTTTAGTTTCAAATAGATTAGaagtagtattaaataattttgaaatataatgtGCTAAAATAATTAAGTTTTGATTAGCAtaatacataacaaaaaaattagagcatgtaaaatctaattgaaataGCACTTGACATAAAATCAAAGTGCaattagaaacaaattttgataaattttgattgaatattcacttgaatatatatatatatatatacacacacatatatatatatatatatatatagcaaaagaaataaataaattaaatttatctaaaaatacaatgaaagtcttgaattaataaaatattaaaacatcAACTACCCTAGAAACTATTAATTGAAATCTCTAACCTTTGGAGGATCTCAGCATCATTGGATTATTTCAAGGTTACTAATATTTCTAATATTTAAGATCTTAGAGTTTATTTGGATGATGTGTTTAGTTTCATTGGATTATTTagtgaaaaaatattgtggataaaaataaattatacttaaatatgatatttttatataaatcaaataaattaaataagattATTACAAACTTGGCCTACTAGCTATTAGCTAatcccattttcttttttttcttttttcttttttaataataatatgatagttactgtagttgcacgattttcctggcccaaatttgattgatcaggccctggcccaaagcgcaacccacaataaatatttgtagaggatgggtcaaagaacttggtctcagtgagtctattcggtctaatacatggacaacattgttgcagaaaataaaaacaccagaatggatctctcacgtataagtttatttctttagttcctcatacagaatttttcgtccccttctctgagggactccactacattatatagttcccttctctcatctcaaccctacacttgttgaccatttaagcacctacttgagtggctgtcccatcagacgccttcatctctccccatgtgagttgcagaggccaaggcggtactgttcaggggtcatttcctcattaatgcggccaaga harbors:
- the LOC115973608 gene encoding heat stress transcription factor A-6b-like, encoding MNPQGRVKVAFRGASSSFSGTPSSSMVQPPQPLEGIHETGPPPFLTKTYDIVEDSTTNHVVSWSRGNNSFVVWDPQAFAMILLPRYFKHNNFSSFVRQLNTYGFRKVDPDRWEFANEGFLRGQKHLLKNIRRRKTFQLQASQQALDSCVEVGRFGLDGEVDRLKRDRQVLMVELVKLRQQQQNTRTYIQSMEDRLRKTEGKQQQIMNFLARAIQTPNFLQQLVQQKERRKELQDAITKKRRRPIDQGPSDLEIGVLGQGGEGNFVKVEPHDFDDISEFEVSELDRLPMDMHGLSGSQKNPEEEHIEKGVEHESRDMFKDLDEGFWENLFNESIEEEIGIMGVDQEDDEDTGVLAEHMGYLASSPK